The following are from one region of the Paenibacillus bovis genome:
- a CDS encoding BrxA/BrxB family bacilliredoxin: protein MSMSFDQYMRDMVQPMRDELTSIGITELRTPEEVEASLDNASGTSLVVINSVCGCAAGQCRPGVAHALQGSVKPDHLYTVFAGQDKEATAKAREYFAPYPPSSPSIALLKDGELVHFIERHHIENHSAEDIAAALNEAFEKYCQ from the coding sequence ATGTCCATGTCATTTGATCAATATATGAGAGATATGGTTCAGCCGATGCGTGACGAGCTGACCAGCATCGGAATTACCGAGCTGCGCACACCTGAAGAAGTAGAAGCGAGCCTGGATAATGCTTCCGGTACATCACTGGTTGTTATCAACTCTGTCTGCGGATGCGCAGCCGGACAATGTCGCCCGGGTGTTGCCCATGCCCTGCAGGGCAGTGTGAAGCCGGATCATCTGTATACGGTATTCGCTGGCCAGGACAAAGAAGCCACTGCCAAAGCGCGTGAGTACTTTGCTCCATACCCACCATCTTCCCCGTCGATCGCACTGCTCAAAGACGGCGAGCTGGTTCATTTTATCGAGCGTCATCATATCGAAAACCATTCGGCTGAAGATATTGCAGCAGCACTGAACGAAGCTTTCGAGAAGTACTGCCAGTAA
- the nadE gene encoding ammonia-dependent NAD(+) synthetase: MSMQQQIIDDLKVQPTIEPDAEIRKRVDFLKSYIEKSGSNGLLIAISGGIDSAVAAGLCKRATDELSESTGKEYKTVGVFQPYGSQVDIHDSYATAEAFDLKYKVETNVQKGVDAIEEIVNSVMPQLEQEAITPQAKGNIKARTRMVVQYGIANALNLLVVGTDHASEAITGFFTKYGDGAVDITPLSSLNKRQVRELASHLGVPQSILDKAPTAGLWENQTDETELGISYADNSDYLEGKTIAPAVAEKLESYYKRTAHKRDPIPGI; encoded by the coding sequence ATGAGTATGCAGCAGCAAATTATTGATGACCTGAAAGTACAGCCTACAATCGAGCCGGATGCGGAGATTCGCAAACGTGTGGATTTCCTCAAGTCCTACATTGAGAAATCCGGTTCCAACGGACTTCTGATTGCTATCAGCGGCGGGATCGACAGCGCCGTCGCTGCCGGACTATGCAAGCGCGCGACAGACGAGCTCAGTGAATCCACTGGCAAGGAATACAAAACGGTTGGTGTGTTTCAGCCATACGGTTCCCAGGTGGATATTCATGACAGCTACGCGACTGCCGAAGCTTTTGACCTGAAGTACAAAGTCGAAACCAATGTACAAAAAGGCGTGGACGCGATCGAAGAGATCGTGAACAGCGTAATGCCTCAACTGGAGCAGGAAGCGATCACTCCGCAGGCCAAAGGCAACATCAAAGCAAGAACACGCATGGTCGTCCAGTACGGTATCGCCAATGCGCTGAATCTGCTGGTAGTAGGTACAGATCACGCTTCCGAAGCGATCACGGGTTTCTTTACCAAATACGGTGATGGTGCAGTCGATATTACGCCACTGAGCAGCCTGAACAAGCGTCAGGTTCGTGAGCTGGCTTCCCATCTGGGTGTCCCTCAGTCTATTCTGGACAAAGCTCCTACAGCCGGTCTGTGGGAAAATCAGACGGACGAGACCGAACTGGGTATCAGCTATGCCGATAACAGTGACTATCTGGAAGGCAAAACGATTGCGCCTGCAGTAGCGGAAAAACTGGAGTCGTATTACAAGCGTACAGCGCACAAACGCGATCCGATCCCGGGTATCTAA
- the acpS gene encoding holo-ACP synthase — MIYGVGHDVLEIKRLAILISGPQGEKFMNRVLTEQELAISRTKGAKLNEFVAGRFAAKEAITKAFGCGIGRTINFTDMEILPDALGKPVVQLSHAAWDRLDLEGGAAAYQVHLSISHQTEIASAFAVVERIQA; from the coding sequence TTGATCTATGGAGTAGGGCATGATGTACTTGAGATCAAACGGCTGGCTATTCTGATCAGCGGTCCACAGGGAGAAAAGTTCATGAATCGTGTACTGACCGAGCAGGAACTCGCTATCTCCAGAACCAAAGGCGCCAAGTTAAACGAATTCGTCGCTGGCCGGTTCGCTGCCAAGGAAGCGATCACCAAAGCTTTTGGCTGCGGAATAGGCCGGACAATTAATTTTACCGATATGGAAATACTGCCGGATGCCCTTGGCAAACCGGTCGTCCAGCTGTCCCATGCCGCCTGGGACAGGCTTGATCTGGAAGGTGGGGCGGCAGCCTATCAAGTACATTTGAGCATTTCACATCAGACAGAGATTGCTTCGGCATTCGCTGTTGTAGAGAGAATACAGGCTTAA
- the mutY gene encoding A/G-specific adenine glycosylase, whose amino-acid sequence MSNITAEQEAKRYFSRELLAWYDEHKRDLPWRRSRNPYHIWISEIMLQQTRVDTVIPYFLRFVEKFPTVEILANAPEEEVLKCWEGLGYYSRARNIQSAAKQVVERHGGIVPDTPEEISALKGIGPYTAGAVLSIAYNVPVPAVDGNVMRVLSRYFCLEDDIAKNPTRIKMEKLAGELIPAGRASDFNQALMELGALICTPKSPHCLTCPVMKHCKGRINGMEEQLPVKTKAKPPRPEHRLLAVIEGQGEHAGKVLIRQRPATGLLARMWELPHVIAEESKKAGAGANLSEEAAMQRLSMALHNEGVEVRPGEAWMTAEHTFSHIQWYMRVFLCTEASAASTAEQNLVGAQSADELARRSDEKAEPASALHSGAKMDISDRQLPLNQVQEPEQGTLDIKLSGATAESLEHIRQQLAASAATDIVEPISQVAEQQEVYAAVPSTLLGEAFAYDYRWISQEDMEKYAFPNLFLKILQQYFKEK is encoded by the coding sequence ATGTCCAATATAACAGCAGAACAGGAAGCCAAACGCTACTTCAGCCGCGAACTGCTGGCGTGGTATGACGAACACAAACGGGATCTGCCCTGGCGGCGCAGCCGGAATCCGTATCATATCTGGATCTCGGAGATTATGCTTCAGCAGACCCGTGTCGATACAGTAATCCCCTATTTTCTGCGCTTTGTCGAGAAGTTCCCGACAGTAGAGATTCTGGCCAATGCACCGGAAGAAGAAGTGCTGAAGTGCTGGGAAGGTCTGGGCTATTATTCGCGAGCCCGCAATATTCAGTCTGCTGCCAAGCAGGTCGTGGAGCGTCATGGGGGGATCGTACCGGATACGCCGGAAGAAATATCTGCCCTCAAAGGTATCGGTCCCTACACGGCCGGTGCCGTACTCAGTATTGCCTACAATGTACCGGTACCTGCTGTCGATGGCAATGTCATGCGTGTGTTGTCGCGCTATTTCTGTCTGGAAGACGATATCGCCAAAAATCCAACCCGGATCAAAATGGAAAAGCTGGCTGGAGAGCTGATTCCTGCTGGCAGAGCTTCTGACTTCAACCAGGCACTGATGGAGCTGGGTGCGCTGATCTGTACACCCAAATCTCCGCATTGCCTGACATGTCCGGTAATGAAGCACTGCAAAGGACGAATCAATGGAATGGAAGAGCAGCTGCCGGTGAAGACCAAAGCCAAGCCGCCGCGTCCCGAACATCGTCTGCTGGCAGTGATCGAAGGCCAGGGAGAGCACGCCGGTAAAGTACTGATCCGTCAGCGTCCGGCTACCGGTCTGCTGGCGCGGATGTGGGAGCTGCCGCATGTTATCGCGGAAGAGTCCAAAAAAGCCGGGGCTGGAGCCAATCTGTCTGAAGAAGCCGCCATGCAGCGGCTAAGCATGGCCCTGCATAACGAAGGTGTAGAGGTACGTCCTGGAGAAGCCTGGATGACAGCCGAGCATACTTTTAGCCATATTCAGTGGTATATGCGTGTATTCCTCTGTACGGAGGCTAGTGCAGCAAGCACAGCCGAGCAGAATCTAGTCGGTGCTCAGTCTGCGGATGAGCTGGCCAGACGATCTGATGAAAAAGCAGAACCTGCATCCGCCTTGCATAGTGGTGCGAAGATGGATATTTCTGATCGCCAGCTGCCGCTGAATCAGGTACAGGAACCGGAGCAGGGTACGCTCGATATCAAGCTGTCCGGAGCTACAGCGGAGAGTCTGGAGCATATTCGTCAGCAGCTGGCTGCAAGTGCAGCAACGGACATCGTGGAGCCGATCAGCCAGGTCGCCGAACAGCAGGAAGTGTATGCTGCTGTACCGAGTACGCTGCTGGGTGAAGCTTTTGCTTACGATTACCGCTGGATCAGCCAGGAAGACATGGAAAAGTACGCTTTTCCGAATCTGTTCCTGAAGATCCTACAGCAGTATTTTAAAGAGAAATAA